A window of Chromatiales bacterium genomic DNA:
GGTAATCTTTGATATCAACGATGCTTATGGGCCAGGTACCACGCAGACCCTCATGGGACCGTCCGGGATTTCTCCTGGCGAGGTCATCTCGACCATCGGTACGCCAAGTGTGCGTTACGACGGTGCCGGCGCCACGGCGCGTACAGAGATCTATATCCCGGTGTTTGAGGCCAAGGCGATCCACGTGCTCAGCTTGCGTCCGGGGAGTACGGCTGATCGTGTGGCCTGTCCGCCGGATGTGCGCGAGGCTTGTCCGGTCGCGCCATAGTGAAAGACGAACCTTGTGCGCGCTTGATGGCGGCGCGTCCTCCGTTCAGTGAGGTTTGCGCGACCACAGTGTCCGGGACAGCCCGGGGCCTCTCTGGTTTATCGCGGTGCCAGAAGCTGCGCGACGGCATCAAGAACCGTTTGTGGCGCCAGGGATTCCATGCACGACAGGCCGTGCACACAGGTTCCCCGGTAGTAGCAGTCGCACGCTTGCGGGGGCTGAACGATGGTGCCGTTGCTGCCCAGGTCGAACTCATGGGGGTTGAAGATGTTGTTCATCAGAACGACTTTCTTGCCAAGTCCCAGGCCCAGGTGCAGGGCCATGGTGACCTGGGTCACCACCAGCTCGCACCGGTCCATGAGTGAAATGAAACGGGGTAGAGGAAAACAGCCCGGATAGCAGGCGCCCGAGGCAGCTTGAATGGCCAGATTCCGCTCATGTTCCTGGGTGCCGCCGAGGAGCACCGGGTAGTAGCCACGGTCAACGAGGCCCTTGGCCAAAGCCACCCAGTTTTCCGGGCTCCAGAGGCGCGTCGTCCAGCGATCGCCGCAGCCGGTGTTCAGGCCGACGACGGCTCTGTCGGCGGGGATATCCCAGGCATCGGCGGCATCGGCCGGGCGGTCCAGCAGGTAGGGTTCTCCACGGTACTCAAGGCCACAGATTTCGAATATCTCGGTGCAATAGCTCCTGGTGTTTGCCTTCGAGTCATCGTCGAAGAGGCCCGTCCGGAACTTGTGCTCGGCGAGCTGATTGACCGGCTGCGTAACGCCATCCTTGAGGATGAAGCCGAACTTTTCCCTGGCGTTCACGCCCTTCAGCAGGGCAGCTGCTTCCTTCTCCTTGTCGAGATTGATGGCGATGTCCCAGTCGGTGTTGCTGACGTAGAGCATTGCCTCGAGGCCCAGGCGCAGGATCTCGTCCACCTGGCTTTTCGGCAGGATGTCGGGAAACATGGTCACCCAGGTGATCCGCGCGCGCGGGTAGAGTGACCGGAAACGGGTGATCAGCGGGGTCGTGCGGATCACATCGCCCATGGCCCCGAGCTTGATGATCAGGATGCGCCTGTCCGCAGGGGAGTAGGCCGGGCAGCTATCGCAATGATAGCCATTGTCTTTATGGGGCTGACAGGGAACATGGCCCCGGAAATGCCGACAGTCTGGCTTGTAGAACATGGGTGCGAGGCTGCTGTCCTTCGTTGCAGCCTATTCTAGTCGAGACCGGTGCAGCGGATCCCCTTTGCAGCAGCAGGTTTGTCCGGACCGGCCAATATCTGCGAATATCCGGGCGATTCGCAGCTTGTGATTTCCAGGGGCAGTTGATGCATATCGCGATTCCTTTCGATATCGAGACGGTCAAGCAGTCATGGGGCCAGCCCGGGCGCATGTGGGGTCGGGTGATGGGTAACCATACCTTCCTGCGGGCACTTGCGGATACGAAAGGGTGCACTCGTCTCAGCCTGTTCGTGCCGTCGCGACACGATGTCGAGGTCGTCGGCAAGACGCTGATGGCAGAATTCGGGGCAAACCGGGCCAAGGTGACTGTCGTGCCCTTTGCGCAACTGCAGGCTTATCTGGCAGCGCGGCCCGTTGATGTGATGCACATGCTGGATCCGAACATGTGGCTGGCAGCGCATATCCGCTCCCGGTTGTCGGGGCAGTCGTTTCCGATCACCGGTGTCACGCACTCGCTAGGCAACCAGCATTTCCTGGAATGGGCCTTGCTCAACAATGCCAACGGTGTGAATACGGATGATTGCCTCGTCTGCAGCACGCCCACGGCCTTGTCGGTCGTCCAGTCGGTATTTGCGCGCCTCGGCGCCAGTCAGCCCGACTTCATCGTTCCATCCACGGCTGTCATTCCCTTCGGCATATCGCTGGCCGATTTCGCCGGATCCCAGGGCGATGCCCGGGCGCAGATCGGCATTCCCGCCGACACATTCGTCGTAACTTCGCTGGCGCGATTCAATTACCAGTTCAAGATGGATCTGCGGCCAGTGCTCCGGCTGGCCTCGCTGCTGATGCGACAGATCAGCCGGCCACTGAAGTTCATCCTCGCCGGCTCATCCGGCGATGGCCAGTACGTCGGGTTCCTGCGGGAGCAGATCAAGGCCGAGGGCCTGGAGAATATCGTCGAGCTCGTGACTGATCCCGACGAGCCACGAAAGGTCCGCCTGCTGCGCGGGTCCGATGTATTCCTGTCCCTTAGCGATAACATCCAGGAGACTTTCGGTCTTACGCCGATCGAGGCCATGGCAGCCGGTCTGCCTGTGGTCGCCAGTGACTGGGACGGTTACCGGTCGCTGATCGAAGATGGCGTCAGCGGCTTTCTCGTTCCTACCCGGGGGCTCGCCCCTGCGGCAGACTGGGAGGCCGCGCTGGCCCTTCGCTACGATTCACTGGTCCATCTGTTCAGCGCCCAGACCACAGCGGTGGATCTGGATGTGGCTTGCGAGCAGCTTGCCCGGCTGGCAGCGGACACGGCACTGCGCGACCGAATGGCTGCCGCTGCCCGGGAACGGGCCGGCGGATTCGACTGGAAGCTGGTCATGGGGCAGTACCTGAAGCTCTGGGAACGGATGCGGGCGGAGCGGAAAAATCCGGTTGCCGGAATGCCGGTGCGGTCGAGCGCGATGCGCTTCACCGGGGACTTCGTGAGCTATGCGACCTCCACGCTGAAGCCGGAGGATCGCTTCCGCACGACCCACGCCGGCAAGGTGCTGAGGGCAGGCAAGAAAACGATACAGTTTTACTTCGAGACCGACGAGTTTCTGGTTCCTGGACTCATGTCCGGGATTCTCGATCGATGTGCGGAGGGTTGCTCGGTCGCACGGCTGTCTGAAGCGCTGGTCAGCGCAGCGCCCGGGGGTGCGGCTCAGGTCAGCCAGAATATCCTGTGGTTGTACAAGTATGGATTCCTGCGTGCGGAAAAAGCTCAACCGAGCCTGGAGTAGTCGGGAACGGTGACACCGTACTGACCTGCACCGATCAGATACAGGTAGCCGCGAGGATGAAGTTGTTTGACGGTGGCACGGCCGTGAGCAGGCGGCGCGTCAGTATCCGTTCCCCCCTGTATCAATGCAGGCTCAGTATGTTCAGGGTGGCAAGTTGCTTCTCAGGGACGGAGAATCGGCGGGGAAAGCACCCCCGGATATTGTCGCTCTGCGATCATTGGCACTGACGGAGGTTGGCTGCACAATGCAGATCCCTGGTTACAGTTGACAGGCAGGGCCACCGTTTTATGGTATCAGTCGCGTCGGAATCATGATTATCAAGGTTCGATACCGCCTCGGTGGCAGCCTGATTCGGCAGGCATTGGCATTGAAGCGCACGTCCGACCCGCTGGATGCCGGGACCTATGATCCCGATGCTCCGGATGGCGAGAGGCGCCTCGCAACTCTGCGCAAGACAGAGGTGCGCTGGGTTTTGCAGGAGGATCACCCTGCGCTGCATGACGAGATCGGCCGGATCGTCCTCGAGCACCAGTTCCGGCTCGGGGTGAAAGTACCGCTGCGCTTTGCCGGGGGCATGCAGCTTGCCACTTATCGGGAAGGTCACCACTACGACTGGCACCCCGATGTTTGTGACACGGATCCTGTAAAGCGTCTGGTGTCAGCATCCATATTGCTGACAGATGACTTTGCCGGTGGTGAGTTCGAATTCAAGACCATGGACGCACCGAAGTTGCGCAAAGCGGGTGACATCGTCCTGTTCAACTCCTGGGAAGTACATCGGGTTGCGCCGGTCACGCAGGGCGTCAGGAATTCGCTGGTTGCCTGGTTCATGCAGGCCTGAGGGGTTACAGGCCTGCGAAGTGCACTGTTTGACCTACTCGCGGGATCTCAGTTTTCCCGCCGCGCGACCACGGCGATGCCGGCGACATCGGCATTGAGTTCGCGGCGTATGACGATGTCTTCAAGACTCTGCAGCGTGTAACCGCTGTCGGCGAGCAGTCGGGTCACGTAGTCCGGACGGTGGCTGTAGCGGCCATGCAGTTCCAGCTGGTAGTCCGGACCGTCTGACCGTGATTCGACGGCGAAGGCAAGCATGCCGCCCGGTGCGAGGGCAGTGTGCGCGGTGCTGAACGCTTCTTCCATCGCGCCGAAATACACCAGCGTGTCAGCGAGGATGATCAGGTCGAAAGCCGCCGGTCGGCTGGCCATGAAAGCACAAAGTTCGCCGACCACCAGCTCGTCGTAGAGCTTGCGTTCGCGTGCCTTGTCGAGCATCGCGCCGGAGAGGTCAACACCGACCAGCCGGCTGGCCAATGGCTTCAGCAGCGGCGCCGCGAGTCCGGTACCGCAGCCGGCATCGAGAATGCGCAGCGGCGCGGTATCGCTGCCGCGCGCGGTGCTGATCTGTGCGGTCAGCAGTTCGGGTACCCGATAGCCGAGACCAAGCAGCGTCTTTTCAAAACTCCCTGCGAACTTGTCGAACAGGTTCGCAACATATTGATCACCTGCGCGCTCGGGTGCCTCGCCACTGCCGGCCGCCACCATGTGCTTTGGAATCGGATTGTCGGGTTCGAATGCCAGCCATTGCCGGTAGATGTCGACGGCATCGCCGAACCGGCCGAGCTGGTAGAGGGTGACAGCCAGGCTGTCAAAGGCAGTACTTGTTTTCTCGATTTTCAGCGCCTGTCGCAGGCTGTCTTCCGCCGCTTCCAGCTGGCGTAATTCAAACAGCGCCTTGCCCAGGTTGGCATGAAACTCGCCAACATCCGGCTGCATGACGACCGCGCGCCGGAACGCGGTCAGCGCTTCAGACTGGCGGCCCAGTTTGCACAGCGCGATGCCACGGTGGTTGAGTGCCTGCGGATACTCGGGTTTGAACTTCAGTGCGCGGTCGTAGCTCGCCAGTGCTTCTTCGGTCCGCTCGAGA
This region includes:
- a CDS encoding tetratricopeptide repeat protein gives rise to the protein MKARSRHRGQPRPGTPATTPDVHADKLQNALRLHQQGQLDSAEALYREILQASPRHSGALQLLGVIAGQRGQPQQAIELIDQALAIEPANAAAWSNRGNALLELKQYTDALKSYDRALAINPRHADALHNRGLTLHNLERTEEALASYDRALKFKPEYPQALNHRGIALCKLGRQSEALTAFRRAVVMQPDVGEFHANLGKALFELRQLEAAEDSLRQALKIEKTSTAFDSLAVTLYQLGRFGDAVDIYRQWLAFEPDNPIPKHMVAAGSGEAPERAGDQYVANLFDKFAGSFEKTLLGLGYRVPELLTAQISTARGSDTAPLRILDAGCGTGLAAPLLKPLASRLVGVDLSGAMLDKARERKLYDELVVGELCAFMASRPAAFDLIILADTLVYFGAMEEAFSTAHTALAPGGMLAFAVESRSDGPDYQLELHGRYSHRPDYVTRLLADSGYTLQSLEDIVIRRELNADVAGIAVVARREN
- a CDS encoding 2OG-Fe(II) oxygenase, with the protein product MIIKVRYRLGGSLIRQALALKRTSDPLDAGTYDPDAPDGERRLATLRKTEVRWVLQEDHPALHDEIGRIVLEHQFRLGVKVPLRFAGGMQLATYREGHHYDWHPDVCDTDPVKRLVSASILLTDDFAGGEFEFKTMDAPKLRKAGDIVLFNSWEVHRVAPVTQGVRNSLVAWFMQA
- a CDS encoding glycosyltransferase family 4 protein, with protein sequence MHIAIPFDIETVKQSWGQPGRMWGRVMGNHTFLRALADTKGCTRLSLFVPSRHDVEVVGKTLMAEFGANRAKVTVVPFAQLQAYLAARPVDVMHMLDPNMWLAAHIRSRLSGQSFPITGVTHSLGNQHFLEWALLNNANGVNTDDCLVCSTPTALSVVQSVFARLGASQPDFIVPSTAVIPFGISLADFAGSQGDARAQIGIPADTFVVTSLARFNYQFKMDLRPVLRLASLLMRQISRPLKFILAGSSGDGQYVGFLREQIKAEGLENIVELVTDPDEPRKVRLLRGSDVFLSLSDNIQETFGLTPIEAMAAGLPVVASDWDGYRSLIEDGVSGFLVPTRGLAPAADWEAALALRYDSLVHLFSAQTTAVDLDVACEQLARLAADTALRDRMAAAARERAGGFDWKLVMGQYLKLWERMRAERKNPVAGMPVRSSAMRFTGDFVSYATSTLKPEDRFRTTHAGKVLRAGKKTIQFYFETDEFLVPGLMSGILDRCAEGCSVARLSEALVSAAPGGAAQVSQNILWLYKYGFLRAEKAQPSLE
- a CDS encoding glycosyltransferase family 9 protein, producing the protein MFYKPDCRHFRGHVPCQPHKDNGYHCDSCPAYSPADRRILIIKLGAMGDVIRTTPLITRFRSLYPRARITWVTMFPDILPKSQVDEILRLGLEAMLYVSNTDWDIAINLDKEKEAAALLKGVNAREKFGFILKDGVTQPVNQLAEHKFRTGLFDDDSKANTRSYCTEIFEICGLEYRGEPYLLDRPADAADAWDIPADRAVVGLNTGCGDRWTTRLWSPENWVALAKGLVDRGYYPVLLGGTQEHERNLAIQAASGACYPGCFPLPRFISLMDRCELVVTQVTMALHLGLGLGKKVVLMNNIFNPHEFDLGSNGTIVQPPQACDCYYRGTCVHGLSCMESLAPQTVLDAVAQLLAPR